In Gossypium raimondii isolate GPD5lz chromosome 12, ASM2569854v1, whole genome shotgun sequence, a single window of DNA contains:
- the LOC105764923 gene encoding protein MODIFYING WALL LIGNIN-1, producing the protein MNCLEEKQGMHEHRPPNTSSSSYLQQKNIKWPPAAMAKIAPVGCVLIFFVIASLGLVSFALCLVAEAKRTKAKDVKLDGNLCHLPTSHVFGIVVAALICLSIAQIIGSVVVCANYWWSSRGKVRNRKAKKPVLFLTAFSWVSFGGAVILMSAAMSMNRRQPYGEGWLDGECYVVRGAVYISAGLLSLVAIFALLGAAAVMKTTNPVDQGLKAYAHN; encoded by the exons ATGAATTGTTTGGAAGAAAAGCAAGGCATGCATGAACATAGGCCGCCCAAcacctcttcttcttcttacctccaacaaaaaaatatcaagTGGCCACCAGCTGCCATGGCAAAAATAGCTCCAGTTGGTTGCGTCTTAATCTTCTTTGTCATTGCCTCCCTTGGCCTTGTCTCCTTTGCTTTGTGTCTTGTTGCAGAGGCTAAGAGAACCAAG GCGAAAGATGTCAAGTTGGATGGAAACCTATGTCATTTACCTACAAGTCATGTCTTTGGAATAGTAGTTGCCGCACTAATCTGTCTCTCAATTGCTCAAATCATAGGGAGCGTAGTAGTGTGTGCAAATTACTGGTGGAGCTCCAGAGGGAAGGTCAGAAACAGAAAGGCCAAGAAACCGGTTCTATTTCTTACAGCATTTTCCTG GGTGAGCTTTGGAGGTGCAGTGATTCTAATGAGTGCAGCCATGAGTATGAATAGAAGGCAGCCCTACGGAGAAGGATGGTTGGACGGGGAATGCTACGTTGTTAGAGGCGCAGTGTACATAAGCGCTGGACTTTTAAGCCTGGTTGCAATCTTCGCCTTGCTTGGAGCAGCCGCCGTCATGAAAACCACCAATCCAGTTGATCAAGGCCTCAAGGCATATGcacacaattaa
- the LOC105764925 gene encoding AP-4 complex subunit epsilon, giving the protein MGSQGGFYQSKEFLDLVKSIGEARSKAEEDRIVLNEIETLKRRISEPDIPKRKMKEYIIRLVYIEMLGHDASFGYIHAVKMTHDDSLLVKRTGYLAVTLFLNEDHDLIILIVNTIQKDLKSDNYLVVCAALNAVCKLINEETIPAVLPQVMELLAHPKEAVRKKAIMALHRFYQKSPSSVSHLVSNFRKRLCDNDPGVMGATLCPLFELIARDVNSYKDLVISFVSILKQVAERRLSKAYDYHQMPAPFIQIKLLKILALLGSGDKQASENMYTVVGDIFRKCDSSSNIGNAVLYECICCVSSIYPNPKLLESAADVISRFLKSDSHNLKYMGIDALGRLIKISPEIAEQHQLAVIDCLEDPDDTLKRKTFELLYKMTKSTNVEVIVDRMIDYMISINDNHYKTEIASRCVELAEQFAPSNQWFIQTMNRVFEHAGDLVNIKVAHNLMRLIAEGFGEDDDNADTKLRSSAVESYLRILGEPKLPSVFLQVICWVLGEYGTADGMFSASDITGKLCDVAEAYSNDETVKAYATTALMKIYAFEIAAWRKVDMLPECQSLMEELLASHSTDLQQRAYELQAVIGLDAHAVACIMPSDASCEDIEVDRDLSFLNDYIQEAIEKGAQPYIPESERSGMLNISNFRNQDHHEASSHGLRFEAYELPKPAVQSRIPQTLIASTEIVPVPEPMYPRESYQTTMPSIPSDAGSAELKLRLEGVQKKWGRSTYTPATSTSNSTSQKTVNGTSQGDGASTVSSMRETYDSRKPQVEVSHEKQKLAASLFGGSSKTEKRPATGHKAAKASSHVVEKSHVPKSSMEVASEKAAPAQQPPDLLDLGEPTATSTALQLDPFKQLEGLLDATEVASAVNGAPAASRSPDIMALYADTAAGIHNKNDADLLSGLSNPSVTNMPGTTAMPQVTQSSSKGPNPKDSLEKDALVRQMGVNPSSQNPNLFKDLLG; this is encoded by the exons ATGGGCTCCCAAGGCGGATTCTACCAGTCCAAGGAATTTCTGGATCTGGTCAAGTCCATCGGCGAGGCTCGATCCAAGGCTGAAGAAGACCGGATTGTTCTCAACGAGATCGAGACTCTCAAACGCCGTATCTCCGAGCCCGACATCCCCAAACGCAAGATGAAAGAGTACATCATCCGATTGGTTTACATCGAGATGCTCGGTCATGATGCTTCCTTCGGTTACATTCATGCCGTTAAGATGACTCACGATGACAGTCTCCTCGTCAAACGAACTGGTTACTTGGCCGTTACGCTCTTCTTGAACGAAGATCATGATTTGATCATTTTGATTGTCAATACCATTCAAAAAGATTTGAAGTCTGACAATTACTTGGTGGTCTGCGCCGCCTTGAATGCCGTTTGTAAGTTGATCAATGAGGAGACCATTCCTGCCGTGTTGCCGCAGGTTATGGAGTTGCTCGCACATCCCAAGGAGGCCGTACGGAAGAAGGCCATCATGGCTCTCCATCGCTTTTATCAGAAATCCCCCTCTTCCGTCTCGCATCTTGTCTCCAATTTTCGCAAG AGGCTTTGTGATAATGATCCTGGAGTTATGGGAGCAACCCTTTGTCCGCTTTTTGAACTTATAGCAAGAGATGTTAATTCTTACAAAGATTTGGTCATCAGCTTTGTAAGCATTCTTAAACAAGTAGCTGAACGCAGACTATCAAAGGCTTATGACTACCATCAAATGCCAGCTCCATTTATTCAG ATCAAGTTGCTTAAAATTCTGGCGTTGCTTGGAAGTGGTGACAAGCAAGCAAGTGAAAACATGTATACTGTAGTGGGAGACATATTCCGAAAATGTGATTCATCAAGTAATATAGGAAATGCTGTACTTTATGAGTGCATATGCTGTGTTTCTTCTATATATCCCAATCCCAAGTTATTAGAGTCTGCAGCCGATGTTATATCAAGATTTTTAAAG AGTGACAGTCACAACCTAAAATACATGGGCATTGATGCTCTTGGCCGATTGATAAAGATAAGTCCAGAGATTGCTGAGCAACATCAGCTGGCTGTGATTGATTGCTTAGAG GACCCCGATGACACTCTGAAGAGGAAAACTTTTGaactactttacaaaatgaCCAAGTCTACAAATGTGGAGGTTATTGTTGATCGCATGATTGATTACATGATTAGCATTAATGATAATCATTATAAAACTGAAATAGCATCTCGATGTGTTGAACTTGCGGAGCAATTTGCACCAAGCAATCAGTGGTTCATCCAG ACCATGAATAGAGTTTTTGAGCATGCGGGAGATCTGGTCAATATTAAGGTAGCACATAATTTGATGCGGTTGATTGCTGAGGGATTCGGAGAGGATGATGATAATGCAGATACTAAACTGAGATCATCTGCT GTGGAGTCTTATTTGCGCATTCTTGGTGAACCAAAGTTGCCATCTGTTTTCCTTCAG GTAATCTGTTGGGTATTGGGGGAATATGGAACAGCTGACGGAATGTTCTCTGCTTCTGACATTACTGGGAAGCTGTGTGATGTGGCAGAGGCTTATTCTAATGATGAGACTGTTAAG GCATATGCAACTACAGCTCTCATGAAAATATATGCGTTTGAAATAGCAGCTTGGAGGAAAGTAGATATGCTGCCTGAG TGCCAATCTTTAATGGAAGAGTTATTGGCTTCTCACTCAACAGATTTACAGCAACGTGCCTATGAACTGCAAGCAGTGATTGGGCTTGATGCTCATGCTGTTGCGTGTATTATGCCATCAGATGCAAGTTGTGAAGATATTGAG GTTGATAGAGACCTTTCTTTCCTTAATGATTATATCCAAGAAGCAATAGAAAAAGGTGCTCAGCCCTATATTCCTGAGAGTGAACGCTCTGGAATGTTAAATATCAGCAATTTTAGGAACCAAGATCACCACGAGGCTTCATCACATGGTCTTAGGTTTGAGGCTTATGAGCTCCCAAAACCAGCTGTGCAGTCCAGGATCCCTCAAACATTAATTGCTTCAACTGAAATAGTGCCAGTGCCTGAGCCAATGTATCCTAGGGAGAGCTACCAGACTACTATGCCATCTATTCCATCAGATGCAGGATCGGCGGAGCTCAAGCTACGACTAGAGGGAGTACAAAAGAAATGGGGTAGATCGACATATACACCTGCTACATCTACCTCAAATTCCACATCACAGAAAACAGTTAACGGGACTTCACAAGGTGATGGGGCAAGTACCGTAAGTTCAATGCGTGAAACCTATGATTCAAGGAAACCACAAGTTGAAGTTTCTCATGAGAAGCAGAAACTTGCTGCTTCACTGTTTGGAGGTTCATCAAAAACGGAAAAGAGGCCTGCTACTGGTCATAAGGCTGCAAAGGCAAGCAGCCACGTGGTGGAGAAGTCTCATGTGCCAAAGTCTAGTATGGAAGTTGCATCAGAAAAGGCCGCTCCTGCTCAGCAACCTCCGGACTTGCTTGATTTGGGGGAACCAACTGCCACAAGTACTGCTCTTCAACTAGATCCATTTAAACAATTGGAGGGCCTTCTTGACGCAACTGAAGTTGCTTCAGCTGTAAATGGTGCACCTGCTGCTTCCAGATCACCTGATATAATGGCATTGTATGCTGACACAGCCGCTGGTATACACAATAAAAATGATGCTGATCTTTTATCTGGCTTGTCAAATCCTTCAGTGACAAACATGCCTGGCACTACTGCAATGCCTCAAGTAACACAAAGCAGCAGTAAAGGGCCAAACCCTAAAGATTCCTTGGAAAAGGATGCATTGGTGAGGCAGATGGGTGTGAATCCATCGAGTCAGAATCCAAACTTGTTTAAAGATTTACTTGGGTGA